From Astyanax mexicanus isolate ESR-SI-001 chromosome 13, AstMex3_surface, whole genome shotgun sequence, the proteins below share one genomic window:
- the l1cama gene encoding neural cell adhesion molecule L1.2 isoform X2 produces MPTTPQQQVGSRGRRMPSSLPLLSVLFIQLTLTSMPGHAAIYIPDNYQIKDLQKPPVITVQPASITAFSSDEIFLNCEATGNPPPRFRWVKDGLEFDPSKVAVMLSPDSGSFKAEEGAIHHFQGNYSCYASNNLGTAVSNEVQIITEDTPAIQKEKKEEKTVEEGNSAILHCNPPESSVTPVIHWMDKRLRHIQQSERVTQGRDGNLYFSHVTTEDSRSDYTCNVQFLGARIIVAKEPISLKILPSNSVVRNRRPQMMRPTGSSSSYTVLRGQMLDLECITQGLPTPSIQWVRKDGALSESRTSTDSYNRVLRFSNISQSDDGEYQCTATNTQGTARHTYTVTVEAAPYWIKEPESELYAPNETVRLECQADGIPTPTVTWSINGSPLSGIDEDSRRTVKGGTLILKNVAISDTAVYQCKASNIHGNILVNTYVYVVELPPQILTENSLSYTVTEGQMAELQCKTFGSPRPKVTWEDELQETVLKNSRMTQLSNGTLQIINASREDKGSYTCSVKEAKISITAELEVLNRTVILDPPRALHVQKGKSATFTCQYQVDDSLAKPQVLWRRSGKKLDEFSDGDKYMIEETELIVSNVQEEDEGIYTCEVMTSLDSAKASGSITVVDRPDAPTQLKITEPRERSVTLSWTPEDDHKSPVLEYVVEFEETGTDREEWEEHTRVAGDTRRISLSLRPFLAYRFRVIAINSIGKSDPSLPSEPYSTPAARPDSNPEAVQSESVDPDTLFITWDEMDRRNFNGPDFRYKVMWRKVVGSGPSWHSNFTLSPPFVVTDVGNFTAFDIKVQAVNDIGEGPDPKSTIGYSGEDYPQKAPLSVGVVLLNSTAVTVTWAPVERESVRGHLMGYKINLQNFGDCMKHHHHQKWVRDEDGQPLSEIVIKTGPNEERKELGGLQPYSCYSLFVNVFNGKGDGPPSEDCPFETPEGVPGPPTSLELISPSETEMTLQWTPPAKPNGILIGYLLQYQQLDNTDKPMQVEKIDDPKKTQLTLKKLDSRSRYRFDLRGRTNVGSGMPIVKEGATTLDGAPPHNISFFAGETSVNFTWVTHERQRNVAFHINYLKKNDRGSWKQSEKVNTSQSFYTLRGLQPGSQYRLHLVFSNVTFKEIEILTEGAAMEVKNGFATEGWFIGLISALVLLLLILLILCFIKRSKGGKYSVKEKEEGQVDSEVRPMKDETFGEYRSLESDNEEKRTASQPSLCEDSKLCSDGALDYGNSNSVQTEVIMDESLASQYSGARDEPEADPQDSSFLTPVSVGSTSHGLPNSAAVLD; encoded by the exons ATTTCGATGGGTGAAAGATGGACTGGAATTTGACCCATCCAAAGTGGCTGTGATGCTGTCCCCTGACTCTGGGAGCTTCAAGGCTGAGGAGGGAGCCATCCACCACTTCCAGGGCAACTACAGCTGCTACGCCTCCAACAATCTGGGCACGGCTGTCTCCAACGAGGTTCAGATTATCACTGAGG ACACTCCTGCCATacagaaggagaagaaggaggagaaaacAGTGGAAGAAGGAAATTCTGCGATCTTACATTGCAACCCTCCAGAAAGTTCTGTGACCCCTGTGATCCACTGGATGGACAAGA GGCTTCGTCACATCCAGCAGAGCGAGCGAGTGACTCAGGGCCGAGACGGCAACCTCTACTTCTCCCACGTCACCACAGAGGACAGCAGGAGCGATTACACCTGCAACGTCCAGTTCCTGGGAGCCCGGATCATCGTGGCCAAAGAGCCAATTAGCTTGAAAATTCTACCCT ctAACTCAGTGGTGCGGAACAGACGCCCCCAGATGATGAGACCCACCGGTTCCTCAAGTTCCTATACAGTACTGAGAGGCCAGATGCTGGATCTGGAGTGCATCACCCAGGGCCT ccCCACTCCTTCCATCCAGTGGGTGCGTAAGGATGGAGCTTTGTCTGAGTCTCGTACCTCTACAGACAGTTACAACAGAGTGCTGCGTTTCAGTAACATTTCCCAGAGTGACGACGGAGAGTATCAGTGCACTGCCACCAACACGCAGGGCACGGCCAGACACACGTACACCGTCACTGTGGAAG CTGCTCCCTATTGGATTAAAGAGCCAGAGAGTGAACTGTATGCACCTAATGAGACAGTTCGATTGGAATGTCAAGCAGATGGCATCCCAACCCCCACTGTCACCTGGAGCATCAATGGAAGCCCTCTCTCAG GTATTGACGAAGACAGCAGGCGTACTGTAAAAGGAGGCACCCTCATACTGAAAAATGTGGCAATCAGTGACACTGCAGTGTATCAGTGCAAGGCCTCCAACATCCACGGCAACATCCTCGTCAACACCTACGTCTATGTCGTTG AGCTTCCTCCACAGATCCTGACGGAGAACAGTTTGAGCTACACAGTAACAGAAGGACAGATGGCCGAACTGCAGTGCAAGACATTTGGCTCCCCCAGGCCCAAGGTCACATG gGAAGACGAATTGCAGGAAACTGTGTTGAAAAACTCTAGGATGACTCAGCTGAGCAATGGCACGCTGCAGATCATCAATGCGTCCCGTGAAGACAAAGGCTCATACACCTGCTCCGTCAAAGAAGCCAAAATCTCCATAACTGCTGAGCTGGAAGTGCTCA ACAGGACAGTGATCCTGGACCCTCCCCGTGCCCTGCACGTTCAGAAGGGGAAGTCGGCCACCTTTACCTGCCAGTACCAGGTGGACGACAGTCTGGCCAAACCTCAGGTTCTGTGGAGGAGGAGCGGGAAGAAGCTGGATGAGTTTTCTGATGGTGATAA GTACATGATCGAGGAGACAGAGCTGATAGTAAGCAATGTTCAGGAGGAGGACGAGGGCATTTACACCTGTGAGGTCATGACCAGCTTGGACTCGGCCAAGGCTAGCGGCTCCATCACTGTAGTCG ACCGTCCAGATGCCCCGACCCAGCTGAAGATCACAGAGCCCAGAGAACGCTCAGTTACGCTGTCCTGGACACCTGAAGATGACCACAAAAGCCCTGTACTAG agtatgtggtGGAGTTTGAGGAGACTGGCACTGACAGGGAGGAGTGGGAGGAGCACACTCGTGTGGCTGGAGACACTCGGCGCATTTCTCTCTCGCTGAGACCCTTCCTCGCCTACCGCTTCCGGGTCATCGCCATCAACAGCATCGGCAAGAGTGACCCCAGCCTGCCCTCTGAACCTTACTCTACACCTGCAGCTC GGCCAGACAGTAACCCTGAAGCCGTGCAGAGTGAGTCCGTAGACCCCGACACCCTCTTCATCACATGGGAC GAGATGGACAGACGGAACTTTAATGGACCTGATTTCCGCTATAAGGTGATGTGGAGGAAGGTGGTTGGCAGTGGGCCGTCCTGGCATTCCAACTTTACCTTGTCGCCGCCTTTCGTCGTCACAGATGTGGGAAATTTCACCGCTTTCGACATCAAGGTTCAGGCTGTCAATGATATCGGAGAGGGTCCGGACCCCAAGTCCACCATCGGCTACTCTGGAGAAGact ATCCTCAGAAAGCACCGCTGAGTGTGGGCGTAGTTCTGCTCAACAGCACAGCTGTCACAGTAACCTGGGCCCCAGTGGAACGAGAGTCTGTGAGAGGGCATCTGATGGGCTACAAG ATCAACCTGCAGAACTTCGGCGACTGTATGAAGCACCACCACCATCAGAAGTGGGTAAGGGACGAGGATGGTCAGCCCTTGAGTGAGATTGTCATTAAGACGGGCCCTAATGAAGAGAGGAAGGAACTGGGAGGTTTGCAGCCGTACTCCTGTTACTCCCTGTTCGTTAATGTCTTCAACGGCAAAGGAGATGGACCCCCATCAGAGGACTGCCCCTTCGAAACACCTGAAGGAG TTCCTGGTCCGCCCACCTCTCTGGAGCTGATCAGCCCCTCAGAGACCGAGATGACTCTGCAGTGGACCCCACCTGCTAAACCCAACGGAATACTCATCGGATATTTACTGCAGTACCAGCAGC tagaTAACACCGATAAGCCCATGCAGGTGGAGAAGATTGACGACCCCAAGAAAACTCAGCTGACCCTTAAAAAGCTGGACTCGCGCAGCCGGTACCGCTTTGACCTGCGGGGGCGCACTAATGTGGGAAGTGGTATGCCCATTGTTAAAGAGGGAGCAACCACGCTGGATGGAG CTCCACCCCATAACATCAGCTTTTTTGCTGGAGAGACATCAGTTAACTTTACCTGGGTCACtcatgagagacagagaaacgtgGCCTTCCACATTAATTACCTGAAGAAGAACG ATCGTGGAAGCTGGAAGCAGTCAGAGAAAGTGAACACCTCTCAGTCCTTCTACACCCTGCGGGGCCTACAGCCCGGCTCCCAGTACCGCCTGCACCTCGTCTTCAGCAACGTCACCTTCAAAGAGATCGAAATACTGACAGAGGGGGCAG CGATGGAAGTGAAGAATGGATTTGCTACTGAAGGCTGGTTCATTGGGCTCATCAGTGCCCTCGTGCTGTTGTTGCTCATACTGCTCATTCTGTGCTTTATTAAACGAAGCAAGGGCGGCAAGTACTCAG ttaAAGAGAAGGAGGAGGGTCAGGTGGACTCGGAGGTCCGGCCGATGAAGGACGAGACGTTTGGCGAGTACAG ATCTCTAGAGAG TGATAATGAAGAGAAGCGGACGGCGAGTCAGCCGTCTCTGTGTGAGGATAGTAAGCTGTGTAGTGATGGAGCTCTGGACTACGGGAACAGCAACAGTGTACAGACGGAAGTGATCATGGACGAGTCTCTGGCCAGTCAGTACAGCGGAGCCAGAGACGAGCCCGAGGCGGATCCCCAGGACAGCTCCTTCCTCACCCCCGTCTCCGTCGGCTCCACCTCCCACGGCCTGCCCAACTCCGCCGCTGTGCTAGACTAG
- the l1cama gene encoding neural cell adhesion molecule L1.2 isoform X4 gives MPTTPQQQVGSRGRRMPSSLPLLSVLFIQLTLTSMPGHAAIYIPDNFQKPPVITVQPASITAFSSDEIFLNCEATGNPPPRFRWVKDGLEFDPSKVAVMLSPDSGSFKAEEGAIHHFQGNYSCYASNNLGTAVSNEVQIITEDTPAIQKEKKEEKTVEEGNSAILHCNPPESSVTPVIHWMDKRLRHIQQSERVTQGRDGNLYFSHVTTEDSRSDYTCNVQFLGARIIVAKEPISLKILPSNSVVRNRRPQMMRPTGSSSSYTVLRGQMLDLECITQGLPTPSIQWVRKDGALSESRTSTDSYNRVLRFSNISQSDDGEYQCTATNTQGTARHTYTVTVEAAPYWIKEPESELYAPNETVRLECQADGIPTPTVTWSINGSPLSGIDEDSRRTVKGGTLILKNVAISDTAVYQCKASNIHGNILVNTYVYVVELPPQILTENSLSYTVTEGQMAELQCKTFGSPRPKVTWEDELQETVLKNSRMTQLSNGTLQIINASREDKGSYTCSVKEAKISITAELEVLNRTVILDPPRALHVQKGKSATFTCQYQVDDSLAKPQVLWRRSGKKLDEFSDGDKYMIEETELIVSNVQEEDEGIYTCEVMTSLDSAKASGSITVVDRPDAPTQLKITEPRERSVTLSWTPEDDHKSPVLEYVVEFEETGTDREEWEEHTRVAGDTRRISLSLRPFLAYRFRVIAINSIGKSDPSLPSEPYSTPAARPDSNPEAVQSESVDPDTLFITWDEMDRRNFNGPDFRYKVMWRKVVGSGPSWHSNFTLSPPFVVTDVGNFTAFDIKVQAVNDIGEGPDPKSTIGYSGEDYPQKAPLSVGVVLLNSTAVTVTWAPVERESVRGHLMGYKINLQNFGDCMKHHHHQKWVRDEDGQPLSEIVIKTGPNEERKELGGLQPYSCYSLFVNVFNGKGDGPPSEDCPFETPEGVPGPPTSLELISPSETEMTLQWTPPAKPNGILIGYLLQYQQLDNTDKPMQVEKIDDPKKTQLTLKKLDSRSRYRFDLRGRTNVGSGMPIVKEGATTLDGAPPHNISFFAGETSVNFTWVTHERQRNVAFHINYLKKNDRGSWKQSEKVNTSQSFYTLRGLQPGSQYRLHLVFSNVTFKEIEILTEGAEAMEVKNGFATEGWFIGLISALVLLLLILLILCFIKRSKGGKYSVKEKEEGQVDSEVRPMKDETFGEYRSLESDNEEKRTASQPSLCEDSKLCSDGALDYGNSNSVQTEVIMDESLASQYSGARDEPEADPQDSSFLTPVSVGSTSHGLPNSAAVLD, from the exons ATTTCGATGGGTGAAAGATGGACTGGAATTTGACCCATCCAAAGTGGCTGTGATGCTGTCCCCTGACTCTGGGAGCTTCAAGGCTGAGGAGGGAGCCATCCACCACTTCCAGGGCAACTACAGCTGCTACGCCTCCAACAATCTGGGCACGGCTGTCTCCAACGAGGTTCAGATTATCACTGAGG ACACTCCTGCCATacagaaggagaagaaggaggagaaaacAGTGGAAGAAGGAAATTCTGCGATCTTACATTGCAACCCTCCAGAAAGTTCTGTGACCCCTGTGATCCACTGGATGGACAAGA GGCTTCGTCACATCCAGCAGAGCGAGCGAGTGACTCAGGGCCGAGACGGCAACCTCTACTTCTCCCACGTCACCACAGAGGACAGCAGGAGCGATTACACCTGCAACGTCCAGTTCCTGGGAGCCCGGATCATCGTGGCCAAAGAGCCAATTAGCTTGAAAATTCTACCCT ctAACTCAGTGGTGCGGAACAGACGCCCCCAGATGATGAGACCCACCGGTTCCTCAAGTTCCTATACAGTACTGAGAGGCCAGATGCTGGATCTGGAGTGCATCACCCAGGGCCT ccCCACTCCTTCCATCCAGTGGGTGCGTAAGGATGGAGCTTTGTCTGAGTCTCGTACCTCTACAGACAGTTACAACAGAGTGCTGCGTTTCAGTAACATTTCCCAGAGTGACGACGGAGAGTATCAGTGCACTGCCACCAACACGCAGGGCACGGCCAGACACACGTACACCGTCACTGTGGAAG CTGCTCCCTATTGGATTAAAGAGCCAGAGAGTGAACTGTATGCACCTAATGAGACAGTTCGATTGGAATGTCAAGCAGATGGCATCCCAACCCCCACTGTCACCTGGAGCATCAATGGAAGCCCTCTCTCAG GTATTGACGAAGACAGCAGGCGTACTGTAAAAGGAGGCACCCTCATACTGAAAAATGTGGCAATCAGTGACACTGCAGTGTATCAGTGCAAGGCCTCCAACATCCACGGCAACATCCTCGTCAACACCTACGTCTATGTCGTTG AGCTTCCTCCACAGATCCTGACGGAGAACAGTTTGAGCTACACAGTAACAGAAGGACAGATGGCCGAACTGCAGTGCAAGACATTTGGCTCCCCCAGGCCCAAGGTCACATG gGAAGACGAATTGCAGGAAACTGTGTTGAAAAACTCTAGGATGACTCAGCTGAGCAATGGCACGCTGCAGATCATCAATGCGTCCCGTGAAGACAAAGGCTCATACACCTGCTCCGTCAAAGAAGCCAAAATCTCCATAACTGCTGAGCTGGAAGTGCTCA ACAGGACAGTGATCCTGGACCCTCCCCGTGCCCTGCACGTTCAGAAGGGGAAGTCGGCCACCTTTACCTGCCAGTACCAGGTGGACGACAGTCTGGCCAAACCTCAGGTTCTGTGGAGGAGGAGCGGGAAGAAGCTGGATGAGTTTTCTGATGGTGATAA GTACATGATCGAGGAGACAGAGCTGATAGTAAGCAATGTTCAGGAGGAGGACGAGGGCATTTACACCTGTGAGGTCATGACCAGCTTGGACTCGGCCAAGGCTAGCGGCTCCATCACTGTAGTCG ACCGTCCAGATGCCCCGACCCAGCTGAAGATCACAGAGCCCAGAGAACGCTCAGTTACGCTGTCCTGGACACCTGAAGATGACCACAAAAGCCCTGTACTAG agtatgtggtGGAGTTTGAGGAGACTGGCACTGACAGGGAGGAGTGGGAGGAGCACACTCGTGTGGCTGGAGACACTCGGCGCATTTCTCTCTCGCTGAGACCCTTCCTCGCCTACCGCTTCCGGGTCATCGCCATCAACAGCATCGGCAAGAGTGACCCCAGCCTGCCCTCTGAACCTTACTCTACACCTGCAGCTC GGCCAGACAGTAACCCTGAAGCCGTGCAGAGTGAGTCCGTAGACCCCGACACCCTCTTCATCACATGGGAC GAGATGGACAGACGGAACTTTAATGGACCTGATTTCCGCTATAAGGTGATGTGGAGGAAGGTGGTTGGCAGTGGGCCGTCCTGGCATTCCAACTTTACCTTGTCGCCGCCTTTCGTCGTCACAGATGTGGGAAATTTCACCGCTTTCGACATCAAGGTTCAGGCTGTCAATGATATCGGAGAGGGTCCGGACCCCAAGTCCACCATCGGCTACTCTGGAGAAGact ATCCTCAGAAAGCACCGCTGAGTGTGGGCGTAGTTCTGCTCAACAGCACAGCTGTCACAGTAACCTGGGCCCCAGTGGAACGAGAGTCTGTGAGAGGGCATCTGATGGGCTACAAG ATCAACCTGCAGAACTTCGGCGACTGTATGAAGCACCACCACCATCAGAAGTGGGTAAGGGACGAGGATGGTCAGCCCTTGAGTGAGATTGTCATTAAGACGGGCCCTAATGAAGAGAGGAAGGAACTGGGAGGTTTGCAGCCGTACTCCTGTTACTCCCTGTTCGTTAATGTCTTCAACGGCAAAGGAGATGGACCCCCATCAGAGGACTGCCCCTTCGAAACACCTGAAGGAG TTCCTGGTCCGCCCACCTCTCTGGAGCTGATCAGCCCCTCAGAGACCGAGATGACTCTGCAGTGGACCCCACCTGCTAAACCCAACGGAATACTCATCGGATATTTACTGCAGTACCAGCAGC tagaTAACACCGATAAGCCCATGCAGGTGGAGAAGATTGACGACCCCAAGAAAACTCAGCTGACCCTTAAAAAGCTGGACTCGCGCAGCCGGTACCGCTTTGACCTGCGGGGGCGCACTAATGTGGGAAGTGGTATGCCCATTGTTAAAGAGGGAGCAACCACGCTGGATGGAG CTCCACCCCATAACATCAGCTTTTTTGCTGGAGAGACATCAGTTAACTTTACCTGGGTCACtcatgagagacagagaaacgtgGCCTTCCACATTAATTACCTGAAGAAGAACG ATCGTGGAAGCTGGAAGCAGTCAGAGAAAGTGAACACCTCTCAGTCCTTCTACACCCTGCGGGGCCTACAGCCCGGCTCCCAGTACCGCCTGCACCTCGTCTTCAGCAACGTCACCTTCAAAGAGATCGAAATACTGACAGAGGGGGCAG AAGCGATGGAAGTGAAGAATGGATTTGCTACTGAAGGCTGGTTCATTGGGCTCATCAGTGCCCTCGTGCTGTTGTTGCTCATACTGCTCATTCTGTGCTTTATTAAACGAAGCAAGGGCGGCAAGTACTCAG ttaAAGAGAAGGAGGAGGGTCAGGTGGACTCGGAGGTCCGGCCGATGAAGGACGAGACGTTTGGCGAGTACAG ATCTCTAGAGAG TGATAATGAAGAGAAGCGGACGGCGAGTCAGCCGTCTCTGTGTGAGGATAGTAAGCTGTGTAGTGATGGAGCTCTGGACTACGGGAACAGCAACAGTGTACAGACGGAAGTGATCATGGACGAGTCTCTGGCCAGTCAGTACAGCGGAGCCAGAGACGAGCCCGAGGCGGATCCCCAGGACAGCTCCTTCCTCACCCCCGTCTCCGTCGGCTCCACCTCCCACGGCCTGCCCAACTCCGCCGCTGTGCTAGACTAG
- the l1cama gene encoding neural cell adhesion molecule L1.2 isoform X3 — translation MPTTPQQQVGSRGRRMPSSLPLLSVLFIQLTLTSMPGHAAIYIPDNYQIKDLQKPPVITVQPASITAFSSDEIFLNCEATGNPPPRFRWVKDGLEFDPSKVAVMLSPDSGSFKAEEGAIHHFQGNYSCYASNNLGTAVSNEVQIITEDTPAIQKEKKEEKTVEEGNSAILHCNPPESSVTPVIHWMDKRLRHIQQSERVTQGRDGNLYFSHVTTEDSRSDYTCNVQFLGARIIVAKEPISLKILPSNSVVRNRRPQMMRPTGSSSSYTVLRGQMLDLECITQGLPTPSIQWVRKDGALSESRTSTDSYNRVLRFSNISQSDDGEYQCTATNTQGTARHTYTVTVEAAPYWIKEPESELYAPNETVRLECQADGIPTPTVTWSINGSPLSGIDEDSRRTVKGGTLILKNVAISDTAVYQCKASNIHGNILVNTYVYVVELPPQILTENSLSYTVTEGQMAELQCKTFGSPRPKVTWEDELQETVLKNSRMTQLSNGTLQIINASREDKGSYTCSVKEAKISITAELEVLNRTVILDPPRALHVQKGKSATFTCQYQVDDSLAKPQVLWRRSGKKLDEFSDGDKYMIEETELIVSNVQEEDEGIYTCEVMTSLDSAKASGSITVVDRPDAPTQLKITEPRERSVTLSWTPEDDHKSPVLEYVVEFEETGTDREEWEEHTRVAGDTRRISLSLRPFLAYRFRVIAINSIGKSDPSLPSEPYSTPAARPDSNPEAVQSESVDPDTLFITWDEMDRRNFNGPDFRYKVMWRKVVGSGPSWHSNFTLSPPFVVTDVGNFTAFDIKVQAVNDIGEGPDPKSTIGYSGEDYPQKAPLSVGVVLLNSTAVTVTWAPVERESVRGHLMGYKINLQNFGDCMKHHHHQKWVRDEDGQPLSEIVIKTGPNEERKELGGLQPYSCYSLFVNVFNGKGDGPPSEDCPFETPEGVPGPPTSLELISPSETEMTLQWTPPAKPNGILIGYLLQYQQLDNTDKPMQVEKIDDPKKTQLTLKKLDSRSRYRFDLRGRTNVGSGMPIVKEGATTLDGAPPHNISFFAGETSVNFTWVTHERQRNVAFHINYLKKNDRGSWKQSEKVNTSQSFYTLRGLQPGSQYRLHLVFSNVTFKEIEILTEGAEAMEVKNGFATEGWFIGLISALVLLLLILLILCFIKRSKGGKYSVKEKEEGQVDSEVRPMKDETFGEYSDNEEKRTASQPSLCEDSKLCSDGALDYGNSNSVQTEVIMDESLASQYSGARDEPEADPQDSSFLTPVSVGSTSHGLPNSAAVLD, via the exons ATTTCGATGGGTGAAAGATGGACTGGAATTTGACCCATCCAAAGTGGCTGTGATGCTGTCCCCTGACTCTGGGAGCTTCAAGGCTGAGGAGGGAGCCATCCACCACTTCCAGGGCAACTACAGCTGCTACGCCTCCAACAATCTGGGCACGGCTGTCTCCAACGAGGTTCAGATTATCACTGAGG ACACTCCTGCCATacagaaggagaagaaggaggagaaaacAGTGGAAGAAGGAAATTCTGCGATCTTACATTGCAACCCTCCAGAAAGTTCTGTGACCCCTGTGATCCACTGGATGGACAAGA GGCTTCGTCACATCCAGCAGAGCGAGCGAGTGACTCAGGGCCGAGACGGCAACCTCTACTTCTCCCACGTCACCACAGAGGACAGCAGGAGCGATTACACCTGCAACGTCCAGTTCCTGGGAGCCCGGATCATCGTGGCCAAAGAGCCAATTAGCTTGAAAATTCTACCCT ctAACTCAGTGGTGCGGAACAGACGCCCCCAGATGATGAGACCCACCGGTTCCTCAAGTTCCTATACAGTACTGAGAGGCCAGATGCTGGATCTGGAGTGCATCACCCAGGGCCT ccCCACTCCTTCCATCCAGTGGGTGCGTAAGGATGGAGCTTTGTCTGAGTCTCGTACCTCTACAGACAGTTACAACAGAGTGCTGCGTTTCAGTAACATTTCCCAGAGTGACGACGGAGAGTATCAGTGCACTGCCACCAACACGCAGGGCACGGCCAGACACACGTACACCGTCACTGTGGAAG CTGCTCCCTATTGGATTAAAGAGCCAGAGAGTGAACTGTATGCACCTAATGAGACAGTTCGATTGGAATGTCAAGCAGATGGCATCCCAACCCCCACTGTCACCTGGAGCATCAATGGAAGCCCTCTCTCAG GTATTGACGAAGACAGCAGGCGTACTGTAAAAGGAGGCACCCTCATACTGAAAAATGTGGCAATCAGTGACACTGCAGTGTATCAGTGCAAGGCCTCCAACATCCACGGCAACATCCTCGTCAACACCTACGTCTATGTCGTTG AGCTTCCTCCACAGATCCTGACGGAGAACAGTTTGAGCTACACAGTAACAGAAGGACAGATGGCCGAACTGCAGTGCAAGACATTTGGCTCCCCCAGGCCCAAGGTCACATG gGAAGACGAATTGCAGGAAACTGTGTTGAAAAACTCTAGGATGACTCAGCTGAGCAATGGCACGCTGCAGATCATCAATGCGTCCCGTGAAGACAAAGGCTCATACACCTGCTCCGTCAAAGAAGCCAAAATCTCCATAACTGCTGAGCTGGAAGTGCTCA ACAGGACAGTGATCCTGGACCCTCCCCGTGCCCTGCACGTTCAGAAGGGGAAGTCGGCCACCTTTACCTGCCAGTACCAGGTGGACGACAGTCTGGCCAAACCTCAGGTTCTGTGGAGGAGGAGCGGGAAGAAGCTGGATGAGTTTTCTGATGGTGATAA GTACATGATCGAGGAGACAGAGCTGATAGTAAGCAATGTTCAGGAGGAGGACGAGGGCATTTACACCTGTGAGGTCATGACCAGCTTGGACTCGGCCAAGGCTAGCGGCTCCATCACTGTAGTCG ACCGTCCAGATGCCCCGACCCAGCTGAAGATCACAGAGCCCAGAGAACGCTCAGTTACGCTGTCCTGGACACCTGAAGATGACCACAAAAGCCCTGTACTAG agtatgtggtGGAGTTTGAGGAGACTGGCACTGACAGGGAGGAGTGGGAGGAGCACACTCGTGTGGCTGGAGACACTCGGCGCATTTCTCTCTCGCTGAGACCCTTCCTCGCCTACCGCTTCCGGGTCATCGCCATCAACAGCATCGGCAAGAGTGACCCCAGCCTGCCCTCTGAACCTTACTCTACACCTGCAGCTC GGCCAGACAGTAACCCTGAAGCCGTGCAGAGTGAGTCCGTAGACCCCGACACCCTCTTCATCACATGGGAC GAGATGGACAGACGGAACTTTAATGGACCTGATTTCCGCTATAAGGTGATGTGGAGGAAGGTGGTTGGCAGTGGGCCGTCCTGGCATTCCAACTTTACCTTGTCGCCGCCTTTCGTCGTCACAGATGTGGGAAATTTCACCGCTTTCGACATCAAGGTTCAGGCTGTCAATGATATCGGAGAGGGTCCGGACCCCAAGTCCACCATCGGCTACTCTGGAGAAGact ATCCTCAGAAAGCACCGCTGAGTGTGGGCGTAGTTCTGCTCAACAGCACAGCTGTCACAGTAACCTGGGCCCCAGTGGAACGAGAGTCTGTGAGAGGGCATCTGATGGGCTACAAG ATCAACCTGCAGAACTTCGGCGACTGTATGAAGCACCACCACCATCAGAAGTGGGTAAGGGACGAGGATGGTCAGCCCTTGAGTGAGATTGTCATTAAGACGGGCCCTAATGAAGAGAGGAAGGAACTGGGAGGTTTGCAGCCGTACTCCTGTTACTCCCTGTTCGTTAATGTCTTCAACGGCAAAGGAGATGGACCCCCATCAGAGGACTGCCCCTTCGAAACACCTGAAGGAG TTCCTGGTCCGCCCACCTCTCTGGAGCTGATCAGCCCCTCAGAGACCGAGATGACTCTGCAGTGGACCCCACCTGCTAAACCCAACGGAATACTCATCGGATATTTACTGCAGTACCAGCAGC tagaTAACACCGATAAGCCCATGCAGGTGGAGAAGATTGACGACCCCAAGAAAACTCAGCTGACCCTTAAAAAGCTGGACTCGCGCAGCCGGTACCGCTTTGACCTGCGGGGGCGCACTAATGTGGGAAGTGGTATGCCCATTGTTAAAGAGGGAGCAACCACGCTGGATGGAG CTCCACCCCATAACATCAGCTTTTTTGCTGGAGAGACATCAGTTAACTTTACCTGGGTCACtcatgagagacagagaaacgtgGCCTTCCACATTAATTACCTGAAGAAGAACG ATCGTGGAAGCTGGAAGCAGTCAGAGAAAGTGAACACCTCTCAGTCCTTCTACACCCTGCGGGGCCTACAGCCCGGCTCCCAGTACCGCCTGCACCTCGTCTTCAGCAACGTCACCTTCAAAGAGATCGAAATACTGACAGAGGGGGCAG AAGCGATGGAAGTGAAGAATGGATTTGCTACTGAAGGCTGGTTCATTGGGCTCATCAGTGCCCTCGTGCTGTTGTTGCTCATACTGCTCATTCTGTGCTTTATTAAACGAAGCAAGGGCGGCAAGTACTCAG ttaAAGAGAAGGAGGAGGGTCAGGTGGACTCGGAGGTCCGGCCGATGAAGGACGAGACGTTTGGCGAGTACAG TGATAATGAAGAGAAGCGGACGGCGAGTCAGCCGTCTCTGTGTGAGGATAGTAAGCTGTGTAGTGATGGAGCTCTGGACTACGGGAACAGCAACAGTGTACAGACGGAAGTGATCATGGACGAGTCTCTGGCCAGTCAGTACAGCGGAGCCAGAGACGAGCCCGAGGCGGATCCCCAGGACAGCTCCTTCCTCACCCCCGTCTCCGTCGGCTCCACCTCCCACGGCCTGCCCAACTCCGCCGCTGTGCTAGACTAG